In Candidatus Micrarchaeia archaeon, the genomic stretch GATAGCTGGAACAACTGGGATAAAACTGCGCAACAAGGGCACCATCCGCAGCGTAATCGGCCTCAGGGATTTCCTCGGGCGCCTCCACAGGTGCAAGAGCAAAAAAATCGCATTGGTTTTCGGCAGGGAGGGCATAGGCCTGAACGAGCGCGAGCTGAACGAGTGCGACCTTCTCACCCATATAGAGTGCTCGCCCGCGTATCCGGTGCTGAACCTCTCGCACGCGGTTGCGATAATCCTCTATTCCATTTCCAGGTTCAGCGGCTCCCAGGCCGAGCTTCCTGCGCGGAAAAGCGAACTCAGGGCGCTCCTGGAAATATTTTCCGGAATCTCATCCAAATACAGGAGGAAGAACAACCTCGCGCCCGTGGCATTCAGGCGCGTGGTTTCCCGCGCCGCGATAAACGAGCAGGAAGCAAGAGCCCTGCTCAACCTCTTCAGGCTCATCCTTGAAGATGCGGGCTAATCCGCACCCTCCTGCTGCCTATTTCGGCTCAGGAGCAGCCGTGCAGGGGCGCAGCTTCACCGAGCGCCCCGAATCAATTTTAAATACCCGCTGGCTATAACCTATCGCAAAAAACGCGCCGATGATTGCATGGACAAAAAGGAAAAGGAGAAGGAACTCCACAGGCTGGTTTCGCTGACGTTCGACGAGAAGCCCGAAATCAGGCGGGGGGCGGCATTGCAGCTCGCGGACAGCGGAGAGCCGGCCGCGCTGTTCGCCCTGATAGAGCTTTCCTACGACAAGGACGAAACCGTGAAGTCCACGGTGCAGGAAATACTTTCCAAGAAGAAGTCCAGCGGGGACAAGAACGCGATTTCCTTCGCGGACCTGTTCGCGCACGCGAACGAGAAGGAGGAGGCACAGCAGCCCGCGCTTCCTACGCCCGAGGAGGACCTCAGGAAGAAGCAGCTCCTCTCCCCCATAGAGCAGATATTCGAGAAGAAGCTCGGCAAGAACAAGGCCGCCATGGTGAAGGACAAGATGATGTCCACGATAGAGAAGATATACCTCAAGGCCGTGGGCTCCAGGAGCAGCCCGAACCCGACCGATGCAGGAAAACGCGAGAAGGCGATGCAGAAGATGCTCACCTCCTACGCAGACATCCTTTCCATGGGGCTGGACGAAGTGGCGTCTGTAGGCAGGCACGGCCGCGAGGAGAAGATTGCGGATGTGCAGACCATACAGGAATCAGCTTCGGAGCCGCCCATGGCCGAGGACGCGGTAGAAGTGCTCGAGCAGCTCGGAACCGGCGCGGACGCCTCAAAAATCTCCAAAGACCTCGCCTCCATAGTGGACGAGGAAGAGGAAATAAGGAAGGAGATTTCCAGCGGCGCGGAAGGCGACGCCGACAAGTCCATATTCCGCAGGGCATATGACGTGATGATGGCTTCCGACGGAGACGAGCAGGTGATGTTCGAACAGAGCCAGAAGCTCATGAAGCGGCTCGGCGAAGAGGTGGATTTCGCGTTCAAGATGGCCAAGCAGAGGTTCAAGGCCGAGAACATCACCCACCTCACCGAGCTCAGGAACGGGATGCGGAGCGTTAACACCGACCTGCTCACCGTCAAAAGCGCTGAAGCCGGGGAGTACATGCGCACCAAGACCAAGAAGGACAGCTACACGCGCATCACTGCGAACGATTCAGACGGGAGCGAGGGCATAATCTACCTGTTCGAGGGCCGCGGAAGCGAGGTGCGCCCGGAAATGAGAATCAAAGTGGTTAAAGGCCAGGTCAAGACATTCGAATTCTCCAAGGAGACCGCGATAACCGTTGGGAAGAAGGGCAGCGTCTACATAGTCTTATAGGCTAGATTTGCTTCCGCCATTTCCTTCTGCTTCCTCCTGCAGGCGCTCCGGCCTCGATTACAACTATTTTTTCAAAGAAGAACCTCTCCTCATCCACGACCTTTGCATCGAATCCGGCGTTCCTGAGCTTCCCGAGCGTTTTTTCTATCCCTGCAAGGCTGCTTTCCACGAGCAGCACTTTCCCGCCGGGTTTCAGGTATTTTGGAAATTCACGGATGAATCGGTCCGTAACCTTCCTCCCATCCTTCCCGCCGTCGAATGCAGCATTCGCATTTCCTTCCAGCCTTTCGCTTCGGGCAGTGGGAAGGTACGGCGGGTTGAAAACAATCGCGTCGAACTTTCCCTTCACGTTGGAAAAAAGGTCGCTCACCAGGAATTCCGCGTTCCCGGCTCCATTTTTTTCAGCGTTCGCCCTGGAGTTTTCCACGGCACGCGGGTTTATGTCCACCCCAACAACGAGGTTTTCAGCGCACGCTTTCGCGCATGCTAGCGCCTGTATTCCGCATCCGCACCCCATGTCGAGTATCCTGCCCCTCAGGAGTTCAGCGTGCCTTGCGAGAAGGA encodes the following:
- a CDS encoding HemK2/MTQ2 family protein methyltransferase, yielding MIAGLKLDVGEEVYEPAEDSFLLARHAELLRGRILDMGCGCGIQALACAKACAENLVVGVDINPRAVENSRANAEKNGAGNAEFLVSDLFSNVKGKFDAIVFNPPYLPTARSERLEGNANAAFDGGKDGRKVTDRFIREFPKYLKPGGKVLLVESSLAGIEKTLGKLRNAGFDAKVVDEERFFFEKIVVIEAGAPAGGSRRKWRKQI
- a CDS encoding TrmJ/YjtD family RNA methyltransferase yields the protein MELRIVLVEPEYAFNVGSVCRAMKNFGQSELFLVNPKCQLGTDAYKGAKHSKDVLESAKTVRTLKDAVAGCGLIAGTTGIKLRNKGTIRSVIGLRDFLGRLHRCKSKKIALVFGREGIGLNERELNECDLLTHIECSPAYPVLNLSHAVAIILYSISRFSGSQAELPARKSELRALLEIFSGISSKYRRKNNLAPVAFRRVVSRAAINEQEARALLNLFRLILEDAG